In the genome of Streptomyces collinus, one region contains:
- a CDS encoding sugar phosphate isomerase/epimerase family protein, whose translation MAHALDRIRVGSAPDSWGVWFPDDPQQVPWERFLDEVAEAGYSWIELGPYGYLPTDPARLTDEVAKRNLKVSAGTIFCGLHRGPSEWDSTWEQVSNVAALTQAMDAKHLVVIPSFWRDDKTAEILEAPELTTEQWRNLTTGMERLGREVKDRYGLDIVVHPHADTHIDTEEHVERFLDSTDSDAVNLCLDTGHYAYCGGDSVKLIETYGERIGYLHLKQVDPEILADVVKNEVPFGPAVARGVMCEPPAGVPELGPVLTAAQKLGVDLFAIVEQDMYPCEPDKPLPIAVRTRKFLRSCGA comes from the coding sequence ATGGCCCACGCGCTCGACCGCATCCGGGTCGGCTCCGCCCCCGACTCCTGGGGCGTCTGGTTCCCCGACGACCCCCAGCAGGTGCCCTGGGAACGCTTCCTCGACGAGGTCGCCGAGGCCGGCTACTCCTGGATCGAACTCGGCCCCTACGGCTACCTGCCCACCGACCCGGCCCGGCTCACCGACGAGGTGGCCAAGCGGAACCTGAAGGTCTCCGCCGGCACCATCTTCTGCGGACTGCACCGCGGCCCCTCCGAGTGGGACTCCACCTGGGAGCAGGTCAGCAACGTGGCCGCCCTCACCCAGGCTATGGACGCCAAGCACCTGGTGGTCATCCCGTCGTTCTGGCGGGACGACAAGACCGCCGAGATCCTGGAGGCGCCGGAGCTCACCACCGAGCAGTGGCGCAACCTCACCACCGGCATGGAGCGCCTGGGCCGAGAGGTGAAGGACCGGTACGGCCTGGACATCGTCGTCCACCCGCACGCCGACACCCACATCGACACCGAGGAGCACGTCGAGCGGTTCCTCGACTCGACCGACTCCGACGCCGTCAACCTCTGCCTGGACACCGGGCACTACGCCTACTGCGGCGGCGACAGCGTCAAGCTGATCGAGACGTACGGCGAGCGCATCGGCTACCTGCACCTCAAGCAGGTCGACCCGGAGATCCTCGCGGACGTCGTCAAGAACGAGGTCCCGTTCGGCCCGGCCGTCGCACGCGGCGTGATGTGCGAACCGCCCGCCGGCGTCCCGGAGCTGGGCCCCGTCCTGACGGCCGCGCAGAAGCTGGGCGTGGACCTCTTCGCCATCGTCGAGCAGGACATGTACCCCTGCGAGCCGGACAAGCCGCTGCCGATCGCGGTGCGCACCCGCAAGTTCCTGAGGTCCTGCGGCGCCTGA